A part of Deinococcus aerius genomic DNA contains:
- a CDS encoding DMT family transporter yields the protein MAWLLLLLAVLVGTAVPLQTAANSRLALAAGHPTWAALISVILTLLLLTTFVLLVRPGHVSALAGTRLPWWTWIGGAFGMIYLVGLAALAPRLGTATLFSLTVLGQLLAAGVLEHFGWLGLPHHALTPGRVLGLALVVVGIVLVRRF from the coding sequence GTGGCCTGGCTTCTCCTACTCCTGGCGGTCCTCGTGGGCACCGCAGTTCCCCTCCAGACCGCCGCCAACTCGCGCCTCGCGCTGGCGGCCGGGCATCCCACCTGGGCCGCCCTGATCAGCGTCATCCTCACCCTGCTGCTGCTCACCACCTTTGTCCTGCTCGTGCGGCCCGGTCACGTCTCGGCGCTCGCGGGCACGAGGCTGCCGTGGTGGACCTGGATCGGCGGGGCCTTTGGAATGATCTACCTGGTGGGGCTCGCCGCACTGGCCCCCCGTCTGGGCACTGCCACGCTGTTTAGCCTGACTGTGCTGGGGCAACTGCTGGCGGCAGGGGTCTTGGAACACTTCGGCTGGCTGGGGCTGCCGCACCACGCCCTGACACCGGGGCGAGTGCTGGGGCTGGCGCTGGTCGTGGTGGGAATTGTGCTGGTGCGGCGGTTCTAG
- a CDS encoding SMI1/KNR4 family protein, producing the protein MTSKPDPQRIAQLKRRYVGQGLNEAELRRVEAGLGLHIPPTYRTFLSLTGKMSGTIPDWEGSDYAGDLLDLNLEARQLLTRNPHLQQLPQDAFVFLFHQGYSLLFVLASLGDASPVYTYAETEEPWMTAFEQVAEYLDDVMLQVAPSDWRAAKIITGTAITS; encoded by the coding sequence ATGACCTCCAAGCCTGATCCTCAACGCATCGCTCAGCTCAAACGACGCTATGTGGGACAGGGGTTGAATGAGGCAGAACTGCGGCGCGTCGAAGCTGGCCTCGGCCTGCACATTCCCCCGACCTATCGCACGTTTCTCTCTCTGACTGGGAAGATGTCCGGCACGATTCCTGATTGGGAAGGTTCTGATTACGCAGGTGACCTTCTCGACCTCAACTTGGAGGCACGTCAGCTCCTGACCAGGAACCCACACCTTCAGCAACTTCCCCAGGATGCGTTCGTATTCCTATTCCACCAGGGCTATAGCTTGCTCTTCGTCCTCGCATCCCTTGGCGACGCTTCACCCGTGTACACCTATGCGGAAACGGAAGAACCCTGGATGACCGCTTTCGAACAAGTTGCCGAATACTTGGACGACGTGATGTTGCAAGTCGCCCCGAGCGATTGGCGGGCAGCGAAAATCATCACGGGCACGGCGATCACCTCATAG